In the Desulfovibrio subterraneus genome, TGAAGGTTGCCGTGCGCCACTTCGTCCGCAAAGGTCTGTATGCTGCCGAGCGGCTGCAGCAGTTCTCTGCGGAGGATGAAAAGGGTGCTGGCCACCACAAGGCTCAGCACGATGAATCCGGCAATGAGCATGGCATTGCGCAGTCCCACAACAGGAGCAAAGGCTTCATCTTCATCAATTTCGGCGATGATGGCCCACGTGGTGTTGAAAACCTTGACGGGCGAGAATGATGAAAGAACCGGATTGCCGTTGTAGTCGGTAATGACACGGGTGTCTTCCTTGCCGTCAAGGGCTTCACGGGAGGCATCCGTATCAACCCGTCCCACGGAAGGGTTTTTGAAGGAGGCAACGACCGAGTGGCCGTCCGGGTCGAGATAAGAGTCGGACCGCATGAGCTTGTCGGAGCCGACAAGGTAGGTTTCCCCGGACTTGCCCATGCCGTCGCGCAGATGCATCAGGGTATTTATCTTGTCCAGCGGCACTTGCAGGATGACCGTTCCCGCTATTTTTCCCTCTATTTTTACAGGGGCGGCTATGAACGCTGCGGGCGCGCCCTTTGAGGGAGCATAGGGTTCGAAGTCGGCAAAGGTGACCTCGCCGCGCATGGCGCCTGCCCATGCCCGCCCTATACCGCTGGAGGCAAGCGGGCCTGAGGCGATGTTCTGGCCGAGGTCAGACTCCTTGGCTACGGTGAAGACAACGCGTCCTGTGGTATCCACGAGAAAGGCATCGTAGTAGCCGGCATCTTCTACCCAGTAATCTATTTCTTTCAGAGCCTTTTGGTGAATGGCATCATACTCGGGCGAGGCAATGTTCACCGCGTTGCCCTGCATGCCCGAAGGGCCTTCGGCATATGCATCAAACTGGCCGATGAAATCCGCTGCATTCCGTGAATGGCCGAAGGCGGAGATGTCTGCCTTCCACATGCTTACGAATTCCTGGACGGTGTGCGCCTTTACTTCCCGGATGGAAGAAAGCTGCCCGAAGAATCCCTTTTCCAGACTGGCTGCAGCAGTTCCGTACGCATAGAACCCCATGATTGTGAGAGGGAGCAGGCCAACCGCCAGACAGAAAATGATCATCTTGGTCTTTAAAGAGATACTCTTCATTCCTTACCTCCGAACGAGTGGGGCCTTGTGCGTATTAAGTAATAGTACCGCGATGATGCAACCAAATCACTGCGTGGCTTGTTGCGTAGTGTGAACCGGAAATCCGGTGTCAGATGGAACCGGGACGGATTCGGCTGATCGTTTGCTGCAGGTAACGCAGGCTGCTGCGAGCATGTAGGAGAAAATCACATCGTATAATCAAACGCCATTATAATGCCCCCGTATGTGGTCATTCCGGGCCGGTGAGTGGCCGCTCCTTTCCGTTTATCCTTCCGCCATGCCCATCCTGCCGTTCACCGAAGAGCACGTGCATTGCTGTTTTACCTGACCTAGACAGGTACATGAGCGGTTCTGCAGGGCGGTCCTGCAGGGCAAATCAGCAATCCGCAACAAGCGAGGTGCCGTATGAAACCGGACATGAAAGCGTACTGGAAGACAAACATCGGGTACATGGTTGTACTGCTGTCCATCTGGGCACTGGTCTCCTATGCGTTCGGCATTGTGCTTGTGAATGAGCTGAACGTAATCAAGATTGGCGGTTTTCCGCTGGGATTCTGGTTTGCGCAGCAGGGGTCCATCTACGTCTTTGTCATTCTGATTTTCGTCTACTTTCTGCTCATGCGCCGGCTCGACCGGAAGTATGACATTGACGAATAGGCTCATTTCCACCGGCAGCAGTGCTTCCGGAAGAGGAGTGATGATCAGAATAACGCAGCAATGACGGAGAGATAGCAATGAGTATCCAGATGTGGACCTACATCATGGTCGGTGTGACCTTTGCCGTATACATGGGCATCGCATGGGCAAGCCGGGTGCGGGACACCAAGGGCTTTTACGTGGCTGGCGGCGGGGTGCCGCCTCTGGCAAACGGCATGGCAACGGCGGCGGACTGGATGAGCGCCGCTTCCTTTCTCGGCATGGCCGGGCTTATTTCCTTTTATGGCTACGCGGGCTGTATGTATCTGATGGGCTGGACAGGCGGCTATGTGCTGCTTGCCCTGCTGCTCGCCCCGTATCTGCGCAAGTTCGGCAAGTTCACCGTTCCGGACTTTGTGGGCGACAGATATTATTCCGGCACGGCGCGTCTGGTGGCGCTCATTTGTGCCGTGTTTGTCTCGCTCACCTATGTGGCGGGGCAGATGCGCGGTGTGGGCATCGTATTCAGCCGCTTCCTTGAAGTGGACGTAAATACGGGCGTGTTCATCGGCATGGCCATCGTGTTCTTCTATGCCGGAATCGGCGGCATGAAGGGCATCACGTGGACGCAGGTGGCGCAGTATGTGGTGCTTATCGTGGCCTTTCTTATCCCTGCCGTGGCCATCTCCATGAAGATAACCGGCACGCCGGTTCCGCAGCTGGGGTTCGGTTCGGTCATATCCTCTGGTCCTGATGCAGGCATCTATCTGCTCGAAAAACTCGACCAGATAGGCACAGACCTTGGTTTTTCTGCGTATACCTCGGCGTTTGGCGCGGGCAGCAAGCCCATGATCGACGTATTCTGCATCACTATGGCGCTGATGGTCGGCACGGCCGGTCTGCCGCATGTTATCGTGCGCTTCTACACAGTGCCCACGGTGCGCGGTGCGCGTCTGTCGGCTGTGTATGCCATCCTTTTTATCGCGGTGCTGTATACCACGGCTCCGGCTGTGGCGGCCTTTGCACGCTACAACCTGATCAATTCGCTGAATGACGTGGCCTATACGCAGGCTCCCACATGGTTCAAGAACTGGGAAAAGACCGGCCTCATCGCATGGCTGGACAAGAACGGCGACGGCATTGTGCAGTTCCGCAAGGGTGATGCTTTTGACGGCAAGCCCGCTTTCTCCGGCGAGTTCGGCAGGGACGGGCAGCGCATGGTGATCAATGCGCCCACCGACAGCCCCAACGAACTGTATGTGGACCGCGACATCATCGTGCTGGCCAATCCGGAAATTGCCAATCTTCCGCCCTGGGTTATCGCGCTGGTTGCGGCGGGCGGTCTTGCGGCGGCTCTTTCCACGGCATCTGGCCTGCTGCTGGTTATTGCATCCAGTATCTCGCACGACTTCTACTACCGTATGGTCAACCGGCAGGCATCGGAAAAACAGCGGCTGCTTCTCGGCCGTATCATGATCGGCGTGGCGGTGTGCATTGCAGGGTATTTCGGCATCAACCCGCCCGGCTTCGTGGCGCAGGTGGTGGCGCTGGCCTTCGGGCTTGCGGCTTCGTCCTTCTTCCCCACGCTGGTGCTCGGCATCTTCTGGAAGCGGGCCAGCCGTGAAGGAGCCATCGCGGGCATGGTTTCCGGTATCGGGTTCACCATGTTCTATATCGTGCAGACCAAGTTCATGGGCGTTGCCCCTTGGTTCATGGGCATCAGTCCGGAAGGTATCGGTTCTGTAGGCATGATCATCAACTTTGTGGTGACCATCGCCGTATCGCATATGACCCCGCCCCCCCCGCAGGACGTGCAGGACATGGTGGAATCCATCCGCATTCCGAGAGGGGCAGGCGCTGCCATAGACCATTAACAGAGCTTTGCGTGTCCCGTGCCTTGCGCACTCCCTGATTGTGCGGGAGCGGAGATCGGCTCCGCTCCCGCCGTCAGAACTGCTTCGGGAACGGGAAATCGCAAATACTGTGGATAGACGGCTGCATCGCACACGATGCAGTCCTTGCAGAACAGAATGGCCGGACAGGGCGCCCGTAGCGGGGGCGCACGCTTGCCGGAACGAACATCAGGGAGACGGCCTATGTCGGACCCGACCAGACAGCCCCAGCTTGCATTGGATTTTCTGCGCGGCACCCTGCCGTTCAGCGAGCTTTCCGGCGACGTGCTGAACTGGCTTGCAAAGGCGTGTTCTGTTGACTTCATGCCCACGGGGACACGTCTCTTCGAGCGGGGACGTACACGCCCCGACAGGCTCTGGCTGGTGCAGAAAGGGGCTGTGCGGCTTACCGGAGGGCCGGTGGCTGCGGCGGAGCAGGATGCCGGACAGGATGTGCGGCCAGTTATTCGACCGGATATTCGACCGGATATTCGACCGGACATACGGCAGGACATACGGCAGGACATACGGCAGGATGTCGGCAGAGTCGGCAGCGAAGGCACCGATTCAGGTTCCGGGGACGCTTCCGGTGCCGATTCGCTGACCGATGTGCGCGGAGAGGGGGCATCCGTGGGAGCGGTGGCCCTGCTTGAAGGCGGTGTGGCCTCGGCCGATGTGGAAACCGTGGAAGATACCTTTTTCATTACCATTCCCCGCGTCGTTTTTCTGGAACTGGTGGAACGCGAGCAGGTGGTTTCGCAATATTACATGAAGGGCCTGC is a window encoding:
- a CDS encoding methyl-accepting chemotaxis protein, giving the protein MKSISLKTKMIIFCLAVGLLPLTIMGFYAYGTAAASLEKGFFGQLSSIREVKAHTVQEFVSMWKADISAFGHSRNAADFIGQFDAYAEGPSGMQGNAVNIASPEYDAIHQKALKEIDYWVEDAGYYDAFLVDTTGRVVFTVAKESDLGQNIASGPLASSGIGRAWAGAMRGEVTFADFEPYAPSKGAPAAFIAAPVKIEGKIAGTVILQVPLDKINTLMHLRDGMGKSGETYLVGSDKLMRSDSYLDPDGHSVVASFKNPSVGRVDTDASREALDGKEDTRVITDYNGNPVLSSFSPVKVFNTTWAIIAEIDEDEAFAPVVGLRNAMLIAGFIVLSLVVASTLFILRRELLQPLGSIQTFADEVAHGNLQAKAQGTFKAEIGQVHTAITIMVENLKEKMAEADAKSKEAEEQAGKARAALAESEEQQRKVATLLARMKNIAEQANVISERVSSASEELTAQVDQVSSGATIQRDRMQETATAMEQINATVTEVAKNSGNAADSSGEAKSRAAEGAAIVGQAIAAIEDVNRLSGILKVNMRDLGDQADSIGQVLTVISDIADQTNLLALNAAIEAARAGEAGRGFAVVADEVRKLAEKTMTATKEVGDRIHSIQSSANMNIEHVDKAVTAVQIATDKANSSGQALSTIVLLVDDTAGQVSGIATAAEEQSAAMEQINRSVEEVTMIVGETTQGMEQAAEAIQELASQIGELRKLIVTLESASQ
- a CDS encoding DUF4212 domain-containing protein → MKAYWKTNIGYMVVLLSIWALVSYAFGIVLVNELNVIKIGGFPLGFWFAQQGSIYVFVILIFVYFLLMRRLDRKYDIDE
- a CDS encoding sodium:solute symporter family protein; amino-acid sequence: MSIQMWTYIMVGVTFAVYMGIAWASRVRDTKGFYVAGGGVPPLANGMATAADWMSAASFLGMAGLISFYGYAGCMYLMGWTGGYVLLALLLAPYLRKFGKFTVPDFVGDRYYSGTARLVALICAVFVSLTYVAGQMRGVGIVFSRFLEVDVNTGVFIGMAIVFFYAGIGGMKGITWTQVAQYVVLIVAFLIPAVAISMKITGTPVPQLGFGSVISSGPDAGIYLLEKLDQIGTDLGFSAYTSAFGAGSKPMIDVFCITMALMVGTAGLPHVIVRFYTVPTVRGARLSAVYAILFIAVLYTTAPAVAAFARYNLINSLNDVAYTQAPTWFKNWEKTGLIAWLDKNGDGIVQFRKGDAFDGKPAFSGEFGRDGQRMVINAPTDSPNELYVDRDIIVLANPEIANLPPWVIALVAAGGLAAALSTASGLLLVIASSISHDFYYRMVNRQASEKQRLLLGRIMIGVAVCIAGYFGINPPGFVAQVVALAFGLAASSFFPTLVLGIFWKRASREGAIAGMVSGIGFTMFYIVQTKFMGVAPWFMGISPEGIGSVGMIINFVVTIAVSHMTPPPPQDVQDMVESIRIPRGAGAAIDH